The Pieris brassicae chromosome 3, ilPieBrab1.1, whole genome shotgun sequence genome contains the following window.
TAAGGGCCGTTATCAGCTCCGTTAATTCTTTGCAATGGTTCTTTTAATCCAAATTGACACTCTTTGATATGATCGGACACAATTTCAACAGTTTCGTCGTTAATTCTATCAGCGTTTCTCAACATTGTTACAAGATCTGTCATAGTGAACAGTGCGTGCACATTAACTCCATTTGCCATTAGCACACTGGCGCCACCTTGTTCTCGGTCCAACACTACCACAGCGTGATCTACGCTCAAACCTTCGTTCCGTAGCGTTGACACTGTTTCAAGTAAACTCCCGCCAGAGGTCACTACATCTTCAACCACGAGGCATTTTTGGTGTCGATTATAAACGCCCTCTATAATCTTTTTGGTTGCATAGAGTTTTGTTTCCTTCCTCTTCATTATCATTGGTGTGTTTCCTGTGACTGACATGACAGTGGCAAAGGGTAGTGCAGCGTACGGCACGCCACACAAGATGTCGTGTTCAATATTTGAAGCTAAATTGAGGAGTTCTTGGGATACCGCGTTCtgaaaaaataagttattcaTTTGGCTAAACTTCAAAAAAATCAACTCGACGTGCAATTGTTTTTCTTAGAACCTTCATGGCTATCTTCAACGGTCCGTTGgcaaaacattttcttttgcgaactagcgaactgtggaaacGACTCCCGTTAGGGGTGTTGGAGAAGGAACTATctccaatttaaaaatagtggaTACTcttccctcaaaggccggcaatggcTTGGGCAACCTAccatgggtgtccatgggctgcgataaaaaaaaactgtagtCACTTTACATA
Protein-coding sequences here:
- the LOC123707053 gene encoding uridine 5'-monophosphate synthase-like, whose product is MTRSLSTLAVELFDAGAVRLGDIEAKLGRHTPIYFDLRVIVSHPRMMNAVSQELLNLASNIEHDILCGVPYAALPFATVMSVTGNTPMIMKRKETKLYATKKIIEGVYNRHQKCLVVEDVVTSGGSLLETVSTLRNEGLSVDHAVVVLDREQGGASVLMANGVNVHALFTMTDLVTMLRNADRINDETVEIVSDHIKECQFGLKEPLQRINGADNGP